One segment of Chionomys nivalis chromosome 1, mChiNiv1.1, whole genome shotgun sequence DNA contains the following:
- the Bms1 gene encoding ribosome biogenesis protein BMS1 homolog: MEAKEHKKHRKKHSGPKAEKKKKRYLQDLQLGDEEDARKRNPKAFSVQSAVRMARSFHRTQDLKTKKHHIPVVDRTPLEPPPIVVVVMGPPKVGKSTLIRCLIRNFTRQKLTEIRGPVTIVSGKKRRLTIIECGCDINVMIDLAKVADLVLMLIDASFGFEMETFEFLNICQVHGFPKIMGVLTHLDSFKHNKQLKKTKKRLKHRFWTEVYPGAKLFYLSGMVHGEYQNQEIHNLGRFITVMKFRPLTWQTSHPYILADRMEDLTNPEDIRTNIKCDRKVSLYGYLRGAYLKNNSQVHMPGVGDFAVSDVSFLPDPCALPEQQKKRCLNEKEKLVYAPLSGVGGVLYDKDAVYVDLGGSHGFQAMEEAGPTHELVQSLISTHASIDAKMASSRVTLFSDSKPLGSEDIDNQGLWMPKEEKQLDVKTGRVRRKAIFEDTEDESGDEESEDDEEMCEGDQMENGSSDNEAEGEEDGAETTDCKYMSARGSKRPKLEEQEEDSDADLPAFADSDDDLERSSGEEEAAEEADESSEDEDSSAGERDDGDSKSVGGDSGARLSASHQWRDHLGREKPSLVTKAALTTSDSGHCTAEEACPSEDESEASELSSEEEDSECRGIVRGKPASHHGGSGQKLESENLVDETSDIENLLGEEEDHKEENSNSVETSGALKWKEDLSRKAAEAFLRQQQAAPNLRKLVYGTVTEDNEDDDGDAVEELGGLFRVSQPDRGCKHKADSLDCSRFLVEAPHDWDLEEVMNSIRDCFVTGKWEDEKDAAKILAADEELYGDFEDLETGDVHKGKPGPDTQSEDTEEDIKEENDPDEEESAKKKHLNKKRKLKELFDAEYDGGESTYFDDLKGEMQRQAQLNHAEFEDQEDETRVQYEGFRPGMYVRIEIENIPCEFVQNFDPHYPIILGGLGNSEGTVGYVQMRLKKHRWYKKILKSRDPIIFSVGWRRFQTIPLYYIEDHNGRQRLLKYTPQHMHCGATFWGPITPQGTGFLAVQSVSGAMPDFRIAATGVVLDLDKSIKIVKKLKLTGFPFKIFKNTSFIKGMFNSALEVAKFEGAVIRTVSGIRGQIKKALRAPEGAFRASFEDKLLMSDIVFMRTWYPVSIPAFYNPVTSLLKPVGEKDTWSGMRTTYQLRLAHGIKLKPNKDSLYKPILRQKKHFNSLHIPKALQKALPFKNKPKIQAKAGKVPRDKQRPAVIREPHERKVLALLGALSTVHNHKMKNAKEQRSLHNKEHVKMKQKEEEEKLRRLKDLRKKFFSIQGQKEKRSQKSSLKGARAKES; this comes from the exons ATGGAGGCCAAGGaacacaagaaacacagaaagaagcACAGTGGGCCTAAagctgagaagaaaaagaaacggTACCTGCAGGACCTACAGCTTGGCGATGAAGAGGATGCCCGGAAGAGAAACCCTAAAGCTTTTTCCGTTCAGTCCGCTGTGCGGATGGCTCGGTCCTTTCACAG gaCTCAggatttaaagacaaaaaagcaTCACATTCCAGTGGTTGACCGAACTCCACTAGAACCCCCACCAATAGTGGTAGTGGTAATGGGGCCTCCAAAAGTTGGGAAGAGCACTTTGATACGGTGCCTCATTCGGAATTTCACCAGACAGAAGTTGACTGAGATCAGAGGCCCTGTGACAATTGTGTCAG GTAAAAAGCGCAGACTTACCATTATTGAATGTGGGTGTGACATCAATGTAATGATTGATCTAGCCAAAGTGGCAGATCTG GTGCTAATGCTTATAGATGCCAGCTTTGGGTTTGAAATGGAGACATTTGAGTTTCTAAACATCTGTCAAGTACATGGCTTCCCTAAAATTATGGGAGTTCTCACCCATCTAGACTCCTTCAAGCACAACAAGCAACTCAAGAAGACAAAGAAGCGGTTAAAGCATAGGTTCTGGACAGAAGTCTACCCG GGTGCCAAGCTGTTCTACCTTTCTGGAATGGTACATGGAGAGTATCAGAACCAAGAGATTCACAACCTGGGCCGAtttattacagttatgaaatttAGGCCTCTCACATGGCAAACATCTCATCCGTACATCCTGGCAGACAG GATGGAAGATTTGACAAACCCTGAGGACATCCGCACAAACATCAAGTGTGACCGAAAGGTGTCTCTTTATGGTTATTTACGAGGGGCCTACCTGAAAAATAACAGCCAGGTTCACATGCCAG GCGTAGGAGATTTTGCTGTCAGTGATGTCAGTTTTCTCCCAGACCCCTGTGCTCTTCCGGAACAGCAAAAGAAGCGCTGTTTGAATGAGAAGGAGAAGCTGGTTTATGCGCCGCTCTCTGGAGTTGGGGGTGTGCTGTATGACAAGGATGCTGTCTATGTCGACCTCGGTGGGAGCCATGGCTTTCAGGCAATG GAGGAAGCAGGCCCTACGCATGAACTGGTCCAGAGTCTCATCTCCACCCATGCCAGTATCGATGCCAAGATGGCTTCAAGCAGAGTGACACTTTTTTCTGATTCCAAACCTCTGGGGTCAGAAGATATAGATAATCAAGG GCTGTGGATGCCAAAAGAGGAAAAGCAACTTGACGTGAAGACTGGTCGCGTACGTCGGAAAGCCATTTTTGAGGACACGGAAGATGAGTCTGGAGATGAAGAGAGTGAGGATGATGAAGAAATGTGTGAAGGTGACCAGATGGAAAATGGCTCTAGTGACAACGAAGCTGAAGGGGAAGAGGACGGGGCTGAAACCACTGACTGTAAATACATGTCTGCTAGGGGAAGCAAAAGGCCAAAACTCgaggagcaggaagaagacagCGATGCGGACTTGCCAGCATTTGCTGATAGCGATGACGATCTCGAGAGGAGCtctggggaagaggaggcagcaGAGGAAGCAGATGAAAGCAGTGAAGATGAAGACTCTTCTGCAGGAGAAAGAGACGATGGGGATTCCAAATCTGTTGGAGGAGACAGTGGAGCAAGACTGTCAGCATCTCATCAGTGGAGGGACCATCTGGGTAGAGAGAAGCCTTCCCTAGTGACAAAAGCAGCCCTCACCACTTCTGACTCTGGTCACTGTACAGCCGAAGAGGCTTGTCCATCTGAAGACGAGTCTGAAGCCTCCGAGCTGAGTTCAGAGGAGGAAGACTCAGAATGCAGAGGCATTGTCAGGGGAAAGCCTGCAAGTCATCATGGAGGCAGTGGGCAGAAACTCGAGTCAGAGAACCTGGTTGATGAGACCAGTGACATTGAAAACTTACTCGGAGAGGAAGAGGATCACAAGGAAGAGAACAGCAACTCTGTAGAAACGTCAG GTGCCCTCAAGTGGAAGGAAGACCTTTCCAGGAAGGCAGCAGAGGCCTTTCTGAGGCAGCAACAAGCAGCTCCAAATCTTCGAAAGCTGGTTTATGGGACAG TGACAGAGGATAATGAAGACGATGATGGAGATGCCGTAGAGGAGCTTGGAGGGCTGTTCCGTGTCAGCCAGCCGGATCGTGGGTGTAAGCACAAGGCTGACTCTCTGGACTGCTCTCGGTTCCTTGTGGAGGCGCCTCACGATTGGGATTTAGAGGAG GTTATGAACAGTATCAGAGATTGCTTTGTGACGGGGAAGTGGGAAGATGAGAAAGATGCTGCCAAGATCTTAGCAGCAGATG AGGAGCTCTATGGGGACTTCGAAGACCTAGAAACAGGGGACGTGCACAAGGGAAAACCGGGTCCGGATACTCAG AGTGAAGATACAGAAGAAGACATTAAGGAAGAAAATGACCCAGATGAGGAGGAAAGTGCCAAGAAAAAGCACCTGAATAAGAAGAGGAAGTTGAAGGAGCTGTTTGATGCAGAGTACGATGGGGGAGAAAGCACGTATTTCGATGATCTTAAGGGTGAAATGCAGAGACAAGCGCAG CTTAACCATGCTGAATTTGAAGACCAAGAAGATGAAACCAGAGTTCAATATGAGGGTTTTCGACCTGGAATGTATGTTCGAATTGAGATTGAAAACATCCCCTGTGAATTTGTGCAGAACTTCGACCCACACTACCCAATTATTCTGGGTGGTTTGGGCAATAGTGAGGGCACTGTGGGATATGTGCAG ATGCGCCTCAAGAAACATCGCTGGTATAAGAAAATCCTCAAGTCTCGAGATCCAATTATTTTTTCTGTAGGATGGAGGAGGTTTCAGACAATCCCACTGTACTATATTGAAGACCACAATGGCAGACAGAGGCTTCTAAAATACACCCCACAGCACATGCATTGTGGAGCAACTTTCTGGG gtcCTATCACCCCACAAGGAACTGGATTTTTGGCAGTACAGTCTGTCAGTGGTGCAATG cCTGACTTTCGGATTGCTGCGACTGGAGTTGTCCTTGACCTGGATAAATCCATAAAAATTGTGAAGAAATTAAAACTAActggttttccttttaaaatattcaagaatACTTCATTTATTAAG GGAATGTTTAACTCTGCCTTGGAAGTAGCCAAATTTGAAGGTGCTGTCATTCGAACTGTCAGTGGAATAAGGGGACAAATCAAGAAAGCGCTCCGGGCTCCAGAAGGGGCGTTCCGAGCCAGCTTTGAGGACAAGTTGTTAATGAGTG ATATTGTTTTCATGCGGACTTGGTATCCTGTCTCCATCCCGGCCTTCTATAACCCTGTAACATCTTTGCTGAAACCTGTGGGTGAGAAAGACACCTGGTCAGGGATGCGGACAACATATCAGCTGAGGCTTGCCCATGGCATCAAACTGAAGCCAAACAAGGACTCACTCTATAAG ccaATCCTTagacaaaagaaacattttaattcaCTGCACATTCCGAAAGCCTTGCAGAAGGCTCTGCCATTTAAGAACAAGCCCAAGATccaagcaaaggcaggcaaagtGCCAAGGGACAAGCAGAGACCGGCTGTCATACGTGAACCTCACGAGAGGAAG GTCCTGGCTCTGCTAGGTGCTCTGAGCACAGTACACAACCATAAAATGAAAAACGCCAAAGAACAGAGAAGCTTGCACAACAAGGAGCACGTGAAGatgaagcagaaggaggaagaggaaaagctgaGGCGGCTGAAGGACCTGAGGAAGAAGTTCTTCTCGATCCAGGGTCAGAAGGAGAAACGGAGTCAGAAGTCCAGTCTGAAAGGAGCTAGGGCTAAGGAGAGCTGA